One genomic window of Elaeis guineensis isolate ETL-2024a chromosome 2, EG11, whole genome shotgun sequence includes the following:
- the LOC105053151 gene encoding probable myosin-binding protein 4 produces the protein MAATPISERRNSRRFSSVLSSAVLEWLLMLLLFLDALYSYLVTKFARLCKLQTPCLLCSRLDHILGNEKPDFYWDLICKAHKSEISSLAFCHVHQKLANLHDMCEGCLLTSAMEKSIPETYGTLVDNLGVALDGSEDIDLKFPGVINGSGLQDGLHGDDAVKVPLLKKDPVSFMRTCSCCSKLFRNKPHAVSLIQKKSTGVDSAEFGISLSNSIEHNGLHHQDDLSKTREKSLGPTAAYHLGNPRFDRLLHIGYSELKVNSDSESEVSSSDDEDGNTLVHGAEELEQHFDPRSPQPEPATIISNSLSTTISDDATVEKLIHPAPVMHEPSDSIPEKKLHVGESHDMPSLASSIAAEHGLEELDYSRVDMNAGPPLPKITSQDSQLVPSEVPNVKEVLESHDDVHISTTSCEEVSKDFSSAEINLNTNQIMSDPGSSVNTHMDLNDAYKLAVGNKGNLTSSNFTEVITGRDSSKVHEDLKLLITQISAAKGLETRWSDMSPSPRVYGQCDEPVLQNITKRLSIDRNESGLESLDGSIISEVEGESTVDRLKRQIELDRKSISLLYKELEEERNASAIAANQAMAMITRLQEEKAAMQMEALQYQRMMEEQAEYDQEALQKSNEVLAQREKEIQDLEEEFEIYKKRFRDGSLAERMPEKFDDLVSRENNPTSTTLEKESGASRWGGSGPLKVPLLDFEDEKEYISDCLTKLEKKLHLFSNNGVYVDLSRFDAKEDGYSDKRCEDAHRQNPEQRNAVLDHDVKNGQYLEEAPGCNDLEHPHWNNLSPENSQSGGSVLSGKKKPSKSKSSSLLSSQGVQYTTQQNGEYGSDGDGQYLSMVDKESDLTTLENEISHLAERLEALEADRTFLEHTINSLRNGDDGVQFVQEIACHLRDLRRIGITRREHTSS, from the exons ATGGCTGCAACTCCTATTTCGGAACGGAGAAATTCTCGCCGGTTCTCGTCTGTTTTATCTTCAGCTGTACTTGAATGGTTGTTAATGCTTCTATTGTTCCTTGATGCATTATATTCTTACCTGGTGACAAAATTTGCTCGTCTTTGCAAATTGCAAACACCATGTCTTTTATGCTCAAGGCTAGATCATATTCTGGGCAATGAGAAACCAGATTTTTATTGGGATTTAATTTGCAAGGCCCATAAATCAGAAATCTCCTCGTTGGCTTTTTGTCATGTTCACCAAAAGCTTGCTAATCTCCATGATATGTGCGAAGGCTGCCTCCTCACATCTGCCATGGAGAAATCTATCCCTGAGACATACGGAACACTGGTGGATAATCTTGGGGTGGCTCTTGATGGTAGCGAAGACATTGATCTGAAATTTCCTGGAGTTATCAATGGCAGTGGTCTGCAGGATGGACTTCATGGAGATGATGCGGTTAAAGTCCCTTTACTGAAGAAGGATCCTGTGTCATTCATGAGGACTTGTTCTTGCTGTTCTAAGCTTTTCAGAAATAAACCACATGCTGTCAGTTTGATTCAAAAGAAATCCACTGGAGTTGACTCTGCTGAATTTGGCATTTCTTTGTCAAATTCCATAGAACACAATGGTCTCCATCATCAAGATGATCTGAGTAAGACAAGAGAGAAGTCTTTGGGGCCAACAGCAGCATATCATTTGGGGAATCCACGCTTTGATCGTCTATTGCACATTGGATACAGTGAACTTAAGGTTAACTCTGACTCAGAGTCAGAAGTCTCATCCTCAGATGATGAAGATGGAAATACACTGGTTCATGGAGCTGAGGAACTTGAGCAACATTTTGACCCTCGATCTCCACAACCAGAACCTGCCACCATTATCTCCAACAGTTTATCTACCACTATTTCAGATGATGCAACTGTAGAAAAGTTGATTCATCCTGCTCCTGTCATGCATGAGCCTTCTGATTCAATTCCTGAGAAGAAACTCCATGTAGGTGAGTCTCATGATATGCCATCTTTGGCATCTTCTATTGCTGCTGAACATGGTCTGGAGGAATTGGACTATAGCCGAGTTGACATGAATGCTGGTCCTCCATTACCCAAAATCACATCTCAAGACTCTCAACTAGTTCCTTCTGAAGTTCCAAATGTGAAAG AAGTTTTGGAAAGTCATGATGATGTGCACATTTCTACTACTTCCTGTGAAGAAGTTTCCAAGGATTTTAGTTCAGCTGAGATAAATTTGAACACAAACCAAATTATGAGTGACCCTGGTTCATCTGTGAACACTCATATGGATCTTAATGATGCTTACAAGCTTGCTGTTGGCAATAAGGGCAACTTGACGTCTTCCAACTTTACAGAAGTAATTACAGGGAGGGATTCTTCTAAAGTTCATGAAGATCTGAAATTACTCATAACACAGATATCTGCTGCTAAGGGGCTCGAGACCCGATGGAGTGATATGAGTCCTAGTCCCAGGGTATATGGACAATGTGATGAACCTGTGTTGCAGAACATCACTAAAAGGCTGTCTATTGACAGAAATGAATCAGGTTTGGAGTCACTAGATGGAAGTATTATTAGTGAAGTAGAAGGAGAAAGCACAGTTGATCGACTGAAGCGGCAGATTGAGTTGGATAGGAAGTCCATAAGCCTTTTATACAAGGAGCTAGAAGAGGAAAGAAATGCTTCAGCCATTGCAGCAAATCAAGCAATGGCTATGATTACTAGGTTGCAGGAGGAGAAGGCAGCTATGCAGATGGAGGCATTACAGTACCAGAGAATGATGGAAGAGCAAGCTGAGTATGACCAAGAAGCACTTCAAAAATCCAATGAGGTGCTTGCTCAAAGGGAGAAAGAAatacaagatctagaagaagagttTGAAATATATAAGAAGCGTTTTAGAGATGGATCATTAGCAGAGAGAATGCCAGAAAAGTTTGACGACTTAGTGTCAAGAGAGAACAATCCCACCAGCACAACTCTTGAAAAGGAGTCTGGTGCCTCCAGATGGGGTGGATCAGGTCCTTTGAAGGTTCCTTTGTTAGATTTTGAAGATGAGAAGGAGTACATTTCTGATTGTTTGACGAAGTTGGAGAAAAAGCTCCATCTTTTCTCCAATAATGGGGTTTACGTTGATCTTTCAAGATTTGATGCAAAGGAAGACGGATATTCTGATAAAAGATGTGAGGATGCTCATAGACAAAACCCCGAACAGAGAAATGCAGTTTTAGATCATGATGTTAAAAATGGCCAATATTTGGAGGAGGCACCGGGGTGTAATGATTTGGAACATCCACACTGGAATAATTTGTCTCCAGAAAATAGTCAATCAGGAGGGAGTGTTTTGTCAGGGAAAAAGAAACCATCAAAATCCaaatcaagctcccttttgtcaTCCCAAGGGGTTCAATATACCACCCAACAGAACGGTGAATATGGTTCTGACGGTGATGGGCAGTACCTCTCCATGGTTGATAAAGAGAGTGATCTAACTACCCTTGAAAATGAAATTTCACATCTGGCTGAGAGGTTGGAGGCACTTGAAGCAGATCGTACTTTTCTTGAACACACCATCAACTCACTTAGAAATGGAGATGATGGAGTACAGTTTGTTCAGGAGATAGCTTGCCATCTACGGGATTTACGGAGAATTGGGATCACACGAAGAGAGCATACGTCAAGTTGA
- the LOC140855308 gene encoding uncharacterized protein has translation MASVEGSMPSMDDSSNTSSTQITGVRGKSDPAWNHCREAPELSGNTKRMKLACLYCGKSFAGGGINRFKQHLAGVKGEVEPCRKVPADIRHQMIQNIQAISEKKKRTKEMCEDYNPFSARHKEHEEQVYYRQLGEDDDIQEIPPSSNKSTGNVLPTRGKNIEGGKGKQLGTIGNYFMPRTTPGAQPTIKSLLQNKEAVERCDLAVAKWMIDACVPFNAVNSKYYQCMIDAIASMGPGYKAPNFHSVRGYLLTKNVDEVKKYVESFRATWKKTGCTIMADGWTDQCRRTLINFLVYCPRGTVFLKSVDASDTSKTADMLYKLFKEIVM, from the exons ATGGCCTCTGTTGAGGGAAGTATGccatccatggatgattcaagtaaTACTTCATCCACTCAAATAACTGGGGTTAGAGGTAAAAGTGATCCTGCATGGAATCATTGTAGAGAAGCTCCTGAACTTAGTGGTAATACCAAAAGGATGAAGTTGGCATGCTTGTATTGTGGAAAGTCATTTGCTGGTGGTGGGATCAATCGCTTCAAACAACATCTTGCAGGAGTAAAAGGAGAAGTAGAACCATGTCGCAAAGTGCCGGCGGATATTCGCCATCAAATGATACAAAATATTCAAGCTATtagtgagaagaagaaaagaacaaaGGAAATGTGTGAAGATTACAATCCCTTTAGTGCAAGGCATAAGGAACATGAGGAACAAGTATATTATAGGCAATTAGGTGAAGATGATGACATACAAGAAATTCCTCCCTCATCAAACAAGTCTACGGGTAATGTATTACCTacaagaggtaaaaatatagaaggTGGAAAAGGAAAACAACTAGGAACAATTGGAAATTATTTCATGCCCAGAACAACTCCCGGTGCTCAACCAACTATAAAAAGCTTGTTGCAAAACAAAGAAGCAGTTGAAAGGTGTGATCTTGCAGTGGCAAAATGGATGATAGATGCATGTGTGCCATTTAATGCTGTCAACTCTAAGTATTATCAGTGCATGATAGATGCAATAGCTAGTATGGGGCCGGGTTACAAAGCTCCAAATTTTCATTCTGTTCGTGGTTATTTGTTAACCAAGAATGTTGATGAGGTAAAAAAGTATGTTGAAAGCTTTCGTGCCACATGGAAGAAAACAGGATGCACAATCATGGCTGATGGATGGACAGATCAGTGTAGGAGaactttgattaattttttagtttattgtCCTAGAGGGACCGTATTTTTGAAAAGTGTGGATGCTTCAGATACCTCAAAGACAGCTGATATGTTGTATAAGTTGTTCAAAGAAATTGTCAT GTAA
- the LOC140855309 gene encoding uncharacterized protein, with amino-acid sequence MRKFTGGKEIIRLAPTRFATNFIALQSILGHKDALRAMVTSREWTTSAYAKDSKGKKLTDDVLNSLFWNECATIVKLTEPLIRVLRIVDSDDRPSMGYLYHAMHQARDEMIKRFRRRKIVVEPYLRIVDSQWDLQLHQNLHAAGFWLNPCFQYDSELMDKHPRSVSGLLDVIERYSFGNPTLQENLTNEMRLFRNAENDFGRSSAINDRSRLAPDEWWVTYGSCAPNLQKLAIRVLSQTCSASGCERNWSIFEHIHSKKRNRLEHQRLNDLVFVHYNLRLQQRFYFKGRNYDPIDFELFGDNDAWILVDEPSELTSEELETFHRELASCSIQENNNNDILNLEDLDGDDGENDGNDANMREDGGDENIATQEDVFANIDINFSPLA; translated from the exons ATGAGAAAATTTACTGGTGGAAAGGAGATAATTCGTCTGGCACCTACACGTTTTGCTACCAATTTTATTGCTTTACAAAGCATATTGGGCCACAAAGATGCATTAAGAGCAATGGTGACTTCTAGAGAGTGGACAACTTCAGCTTATGCTAAAGATAGTAAAGGAAAAAAGCTCACCGATGACGTGCTTAATTCTCTTTTTTGGAATGAATGTGCTACCATTGTTAAACTAACAGAGCCTTTAATTCGAGTTTTGAGGATTGTTGACAGTGATGATAGACCTTCAATGGGTTACTTGTATCATGCTATGCATCAAGCTAGAGATGAAATGATCAAGAGATTTAGAAGGAGAAAGATTGTAGTTGAACCTTATTTGAGAATAGTTGATTCTCAGTGGGATTTGCAATTacaccaaaatcttcatgcagcTGGGTTTTGGTTGAATCCCTGTTTTCAATATGACTCAGAACTTATGGATAAACATCCTCGTAGTGTTTCTGGACTCTTAGATGTCATAGAGAGATATTCATTTGGTAATCCAACCTTGCAGGAGAACTTAACTAATGAGATGAGATTATTTAGAAATGCAGAAAATGACTTTGGACGCTCATCGGCTATAAATGATCGAAGTCGCTTGGCTCCAG atgaatgGTGGGTCACCTATGGAAGTTGTGCACCTAATTTGCAAAAGTTAGCTATTCGTGTTTTAAGCCAAACTTGTAGTGCATCCGGGTGCGAGAGAAATTGGAGCATCTTCGAACATATTCattctaaaaagagaaataggttaGAGCATCAAAGGCTTAATGATCTAGTATTTGTGCACTATAATTTGAGACTACAACAAAG GTTTTATTTCAAGGGTCGCAACTATGATCCTATTGACTTTGAATTGTTTGGTGATAATGATGCGTGGATATTAGTCGATGAGCCATCGGAGTTAACTAGTGAGGAATTAGAAACTTTTCACCGTGAATTGGCATCATGTTCTattcaagaaaataataataatg ATATATTGAACTTGGAAGATTTGGATGGTGATGATGGTGAAAATGATGGAAATGATGCGAATATGAGAGAAGATGGAGGAGATGAGAACATTGCAACTCAAGAAGATGTTTTTGCAAATATTGACATAAATTTCAGTCCATTAGCTTGA